The following are from one region of the Chryseobacterium shigense genome:
- a CDS encoding Maf family protein, whose product MKLLLASQSPRRKELLSSLGFDFEVVKIDCEEILPENIEIGEAAAYLSELKAKTFRELTAGEVLLTADTVVATDNQILGKPKDEKEARQMLRFLSGKTHQVYTGITIKSADKTFTETDVADVEFDEITDDEIEYYIQNYKPFDKAGSYGIQEWLGMAKIRKLNGSFYTIMGLPTHLVYKILKEI is encoded by the coding sequence ATGAAATTACTTTTAGCATCCCAGTCTCCGAGAAGGAAGGAACTTCTTTCAAGTTTAGGCTTCGATTTCGAGGTTGTAAAAATTGATTGTGAAGAAATTCTTCCTGAGAATATTGAAATAGGAGAGGCTGCAGCTTATCTGTCAGAATTAAAAGCAAAAACATTCCGGGAATTGACTGCCGGTGAAGTACTGTTAACTGCTGATACGGTTGTTGCAACAGATAACCAGATCCTTGGAAAACCGAAGGATGAAAAGGAAGCACGGCAAATGCTACGCTTTCTTTCCGGAAAAACTCACCAGGTTTATACCGGAATTACTATAAAATCTGCTGATAAAACTTTTACAGAAACTGATGTGGCAGACGTAGAATTTGATGAAATTACGGATGATGAAATAGAATATTACATTCAGAATTACAAACCTTTCGACAAGGCGGGTAGCTATGGTATCCAGGAATGGCTGGGTATGGCAAAGATCAGGAAGCTGAACGGAAGCTTTTATACGATCATGGGGCTTCCCACCCATCTGGTTTATAAAATTCTGAAAGAAATATAA
- a CDS encoding nuclear transport factor 2 family protein: MGRTLLFILLLSFSFWNAQNVSVSQKDEKLTENIRLLDTYLQNNDERILEILNPDVSFGHSNGWVQNFEDFRKDFSSKKVIYKDIQQTELSEIKRYKNMASIRRKIKVSGIYKNQDFEMKLALLEIWIKKNAVWKLWSRQSIEIKP; the protein is encoded by the coding sequence GTGGGAAGAACACTACTTTTTATACTGCTTCTTTCGTTTTCTTTTTGGAACGCCCAAAACGTGAGTGTCTCCCAAAAAGATGAAAAGCTAACAGAAAATATCAGACTTCTGGATACCTATTTACAGAATAATGATGAAAGAATTCTTGAAATTTTAAATCCGGACGTATCATTTGGCCATTCTAACGGATGGGTACAGAACTTTGAAGATTTCAGGAAAGATTTTTCATCAAAGAAAGTAATCTATAAAGACATTCAGCAAACCGAGCTTTCAGAGATCAAACGATATAAAAATATGGCAAGTATCAGAAGAAAAATAAAGGTTTCCGGAATTTACAAAAACCAGGATTTTGAAATGAAACTGGCTTTGCTGGAGATCTGGATAAAAAAGAATGCCGTATGGAAACTCTGGAGCCGGCAGAGTATCGAAATAAAGCCATAA
- a CDS encoding SDR family NAD(P)-dependent oxidoreductase, which produces MKTILITGATSGIGKSTAELLAKQGNRIIICGRRNEVLDSLNTELSQYTEIFSLKFDVRNLAEVEQAINSLPEEWKNIDVLINNAGNAHGLEPLSAGNTDDWDSMIDGNVKGLLYVSKMVIPSMKDRNSGHIVNISSVAARQTYANGTVYCSTKKAVDVISDGMRLELTEFGIKVTNIQPGAVETDFSLVRFKGDSERAATVYAGYDALKAEDIADAIAYCVNAPKHVMVSDMTIYPSAQSEPRTIYRK; this is translated from the coding sequence ATGAAAACAATACTCATCACCGGAGCCACTTCCGGAATAGGAAAATCCACAGCTGAGCTTCTTGCAAAACAAGGAAACAGAATTATTATCTGTGGCAGGAGAAATGAAGTTTTAGACTCATTAAATACCGAACTTTCTCAATATACCGAAATATTTAGTTTAAAATTTGATGTAAGAAATCTTGCTGAAGTTGAGCAGGCAATAAATTCCCTGCCGGAAGAATGGAAAAATATTGATGTTCTTATCAATAACGCTGGGAATGCACATGGTTTGGAACCTCTTTCTGCCGGAAATACAGATGATTGGGATTCTATGATAGACGGGAATGTAAAAGGACTGCTGTATGTTTCCAAAATGGTTATTCCATCTATGAAAGACCGTAATTCAGGGCATATTGTAAACATTAGTTCAGTAGCAGCAAGGCAGACCTATGCCAATGGAACCGTTTACTGTTCAACTAAAAAAGCAGTTGATGTAATTTCCGATGGTATGCGTCTTGAGCTTACAGAATTTGGAATCAAAGTGACCAACATTCAGCCGGGTGCTGTAGAAACAGATTTCTCTCTTGTAAGATTCAAAGGAGACAGTGAGAGAGCTGCTACCGTATATGCAGGTTATGACGCTCTAAAAGCTGAAGATATTGCTGATGCCATTGCTTATTGTGTCAACGCTCCGAAGCATGTTATGGTTTCAGATATGACCATCTACCCTAGTGCGCAAAGTGAGCCGAGAACTATTTACAGAAAATAG
- a CDS encoding YraN family protein: MADHNDFGKKAEDLAAGFLLKKGYKILVRNFRFQKAEIDIIAEKDDLIIIVEVKARSTDAFMLPQEAVTKSKIKSIVAAANHYLEEFNKNSEVRFDIISVLPDEKKNLVIDHITDAFEAFDAG, translated from the coding sequence ATGGCAGATCACAACGATTTCGGGAAAAAGGCAGAAGATCTTGCCGCTGGTTTTCTTTTGAAAAAAGGCTATAAAATACTCGTCCGAAACTTCCGGTTTCAGAAAGCTGAGATTGATATTATTGCTGAAAAAGATGATTTAATTATCATTGTAGAGGTAAAGGCCCGTTCCACAGATGCTTTTATGCTGCCCCAGGAAGCTGTTACCAAATCAAAGATTAAATCCATCGTTGCTGCAGCCAATCATTATCTTGAAGAATTTAACAAGAACAGTGAAGTAAGATTTGATATTATCTCTGTGCTTCCGGACGAAAAAAAGAACTTGGTTATCGATCATATAACTGATGCTTTTGAAGCATTTGATGCCGGCTGA
- a CDS encoding tetratricopeptide repeat protein: protein MKKNILFLLIMCIVASCATKTKKPEQRSKFLKGFHTYYNTLFNAKDALNSEFTSRDKGHKDNFYAPYIPILTFEDQPLGSDLGQSEAFAENSMKMGEVNRTSERGAPGMPPGMPGAQGNGVPNMPDELQNKGASTLEIAEAKAQKAINKYSVIRNGEEKNKKIFDAYMILVQSRIYQNKAVQALDALNYVFSHMKEDKRLPLARIYQGVAYAQIKDYHKANETFAKLKGEDINKSYAKLLSIYSSEALLDAGKLEEAGAELDRAFELNSDRKLKSRIAYLRGQVSENLGQNDKARESYTQAYKYANDFEFEVKSQIAIAKTFNGKGDYNGAKSYLEGISKKGTYVSRKNEFYYALGLMANKAGKKEEAQEFFRKSLFEKVSDPQIRGLTYYEIGKSYLEKNDYIGAGTYYDSALTVMTYEPSKILLKDQSEYIKKISKNYYLIKKNDSILSLAKMNDAQRNDFFSKYIAKLKTKEEKEEQERRRAERNKGFDTGDYNANSIFANNTNSFEDFGVTTKGFYFSNTGTISKGASSFKQIWGERALADNWRYSKKMATIEDMKNEALGVTSAPNPRRFEPTYYIEQIPTDQEKLGQLKKDRDTASLGLGVMYQNYFTNTPLATKTLYDLVDVKPEEKVMLQALYEIFAMNYQKNPQVAERAKQILLTDYPYSSYAEFARNPKNNSFVKSSADVENEYKKAYALYESEKFGESKDVIDQTVQKYPKDALIPKFHLLNAFNTGKTSGKEVMILQLEQIALNYAKTPEGIKAKEMLNYLKSDLSFQATDNKGNSVPQQPAGVPTQPAGQDMNGIPSNPGGNDKNSQLQQLLQDADADPKKTKQKLKKDKNKEKDPDFIPEMPK, encoded by the coding sequence ATGAAAAAGAATATATTATTCCTCTTAATCATGTGTATCGTTGCTTCCTGTGCTACCAAAACCAAAAAGCCGGAACAGCGATCAAAATTTTTAAAAGGATTCCACACATATTACAACACCCTTTTTAATGCAAAAGATGCGTTAAACAGTGAGTTCACGAGTAGAGATAAAGGACATAAAGATAATTTTTATGCTCCTTATATTCCTATACTTACATTTGAAGATCAGCCTTTGGGAAGTGATCTGGGACAGTCTGAGGCCTTCGCGGAAAATTCCATGAAAATGGGTGAAGTGAACCGGACTTCTGAAAGGGGGGCCCCTGGAATGCCTCCCGGAATGCCTGGAGCTCAGGGAAATGGTGTTCCCAATATGCCTGACGAGCTTCAAAATAAAGGAGCAAGCACTTTGGAAATTGCGGAAGCAAAAGCTCAAAAAGCGATCAATAAATACTCCGTTATCCGAAACGGTGAGGAAAAGAATAAAAAGATCTTTGATGCCTATATGATCCTTGTACAGTCGAGGATTTACCAGAATAAGGCAGTGCAGGCTTTAGATGCTTTAAATTATGTTTTTTCACACATGAAAGAGGATAAGAGGCTTCCTTTGGCCAGAATTTACCAGGGAGTAGCCTATGCACAGATCAAAGACTATCATAAAGCCAATGAAACTTTTGCCAAACTGAAAGGGGAGGACATTAATAAAAGCTATGCAAAACTTTTGAGCATTTATTCTTCCGAAGCACTTCTTGATGCAGGAAAACTGGAAGAAGCCGGCGCTGAACTGGACAGGGCTTTTGAGCTGAATTCTGATAGAAAGCTGAAAAGCAGGATAGCTTATCTGAGAGGACAGGTTTCTGAAAATCTGGGCCAAAATGATAAAGCACGCGAAAGCTATACTCAGGCGTATAAATATGCCAATGATTTCGAATTCGAGGTGAAATCCCAAATTGCAATTGCTAAAACCTTCAATGGAAAAGGTGATTATAATGGGGCTAAAAGTTACCTTGAAGGCATCAGTAAAAAGGGAACTTATGTTTCAAGAAAAAATGAATTTTATTACGCTCTGGGTTTAATGGCCAACAAGGCCGGGAAAAAAGAGGAAGCCCAGGAATTTTTCAGAAAGTCTCTGTTCGAAAAGGTATCTGACCCTCAGATAAGAGGGCTTACCTATTACGAAATAGGAAAAAGCTATCTTGAAAAAAATGATTATATCGGTGCGGGAACTTACTATGATTCTGCTCTTACGGTAATGACTTATGAGCCTTCCAAAATCCTTTTGAAAGACCAGTCCGAATATATCAAGAAGATCTCCAAAAACTACTACCTGATCAAAAAGAACGACAGTATTCTTTCTTTAGCAAAGATGAACGATGCACAGAGAAATGACTTTTTCTCCAAGTATATTGCCAAACTGAAAACTAAGGAAGAAAAAGAAGAGCAGGAGAGAAGACGCGCAGAAAGAAACAAAGGTTTTGACACGGGAGATTACAATGCCAATTCAATATTTGCCAATAACACCAATTCTTTTGAGGATTTTGGGGTAACTACCAAAGGTTTTTATTTTAGCAATACAGGGACGATAAGTAAAGGAGCTTCTTCGTTTAAACAAATCTGGGGGGAAAGGGCTTTGGCTGATAACTGGCGCTATTCCAAAAAAATGGCGACCATTGAAGATATGAAGAATGAAGCTCTTGGCGTTACTTCAGCACCTAACCCAAGACGTTTTGAGCCTACTTACTATATTGAACAAATCCCTACAGACCAGGAAAAACTGGGCCAGCTGAAGAAAGACAGGGACACCGCTTCCTTAGGTTTGGGAGTAATGTACCAAAATTATTTCACGAATACCCCTTTAGCCACCAAGACATTGTATGACCTTGTAGACGTAAAACCGGAAGAAAAAGTAATGCTTCAGGCGCTTTATGAAATATTTGCAATGAATTACCAAAAGAATCCGCAGGTTGCAGAAAGAGCAAAACAGATCCTTTTGACCGATTATCCTTACAGTTCTTATGCTGAATTTGCAAGAAACCCTAAAAACAATTCATTTGTAAAATCTTCGGCAGATGTTGAAAATGAATACAAAAAAGCCTATGCCCTCTATGAATCTGAAAAGTTTGGAGAAAGCAAGGATGTTATAGACCAGACGGTACAGAAGTATCCCAAAGATGCCCTTATTCCGAAATTTCACCTGTTAAATGCTTTCAACACAGGAAAAACAAGTGGAAAGGAGGTGATGATCCTACAGCTTGAGCAGATTGCACTGAATTATGCCAAAACTCCGGAAGGTATAAAAGCCAAAGAGATGCTGAATTACCTGAAAAGTGATCTTTCTTTCCAGGCTACCGATAACAAAGGAAATTCCGTTCCGCAACAGCCGGCAGGAGTTCCAACACAACCGGCGGGACAGGACATGAACGGCATTCCTTCAAACCCTGGAGGAAATGACAAAAACAGCCAGCTTCAGCAGCTATTGCAGGATGCTGATGCTGATCCTAAAAAAACAAAACAGAAACTGAAAAAGGATAAGAACAAGGAAAAAGATCCTGACTTTATTCCTGAAATGCCCAAATAA
- the rpiB gene encoding ribose 5-phosphate isomerase B: protein MKRKIAIAADHAGYEYKEIVKNYLSEKFDVQDFGTFSTDSVDYPDFVHPAATSVENGENELGILICGSGNGVQITANKHQKIRCALCWMPEIAVLARQHNDANMISMPARFISKELAVEIAEKFLSTDFEGGRHQNRVDKIAVC from the coding sequence ATGAAAAGAAAAATAGCTATTGCTGCAGACCATGCAGGCTATGAATACAAGGAGATTGTTAAAAACTATCTTTCGGAAAAGTTTGATGTTCAGGATTTTGGCACGTTTTCCACAGACAGTGTGGATTATCCGGACTTTGTTCATCCTGCAGCAACATCTGTAGAAAACGGAGAGAACGAACTGGGGATTTTAATCTGCGGAAGTGGAAACGGAGTTCAGATTACAGCCAACAAACATCAGAAAATAAGATGCGCACTTTGCTGGATGCCGGAGATTGCTGTACTGGCAAGACAGCATAATGATGCCAATATGATCTCTATGCCGGCAAGATTCATTTCTAAAGAATTAGCTGTAGAAATTGCTGAAAAATTCCTTTCCACAGATTTTGAAGGTGGAAGACACCAGAACAGAGTAGATAAAATAGCTGTCTGCTAA
- the tsaB gene encoding tRNA (adenosine(37)-N6)-threonylcarbamoyltransferase complex dimerization subunit type 1 TsaB produces the protein MKVLYLETSSKNCSVAISDNEKLLCLCEEVSENYKQSESLHTFVEWALEGAGLTMKDIEAVSLGKGPGSYTGLRIGAASAKGFCYGLKIPLVAVNSLESMIEPFISKNYDYIVPLIDARRMEVYTAVYDGNTGKELSATEAKILDETSFGEFKDKKVVFVGDGAKKAKEILNLPDADFKDDIYPSSQYLIRKTMEKISQKDFEDIAYFEPFYLKDFHGVKKKKSEE, from the coding sequence ATGAAAGTATTATACCTCGAAACCTCTTCCAAAAACTGTTCTGTAGCTATTTCAGATAATGAAAAGCTCCTATGTCTGTGTGAAGAAGTTTCTGAAAACTATAAACAGTCTGAAAGCCTCCATACCTTTGTAGAATGGGCTTTGGAAGGAGCGGGGCTTACCATGAAAGATATTGAAGCTGTTTCCTTGGGAAAAGGACCGGGTTCTTATACCGGGTTAAGAATCGGGGCGGCTTCTGCAAAAGGTTTCTGCTATGGTCTTAAGATTCCGCTGGTTGCAGTAAATTCTCTGGAAAGCATGATAGAGCCTTTTATAAGCAAAAACTATGATTATATAGTGCCATTGATCGATGCGAGGAGAATGGAGGTTTATACGGCCGTTTACGACGGTAATACGGGCAAAGAACTTTCAGCAACCGAAGCTAAAATTTTAGATGAAACTTCTTTTGGAGAATTTAAAGATAAAAAAGTGGTTTTTGTGGGAGATGGTGCAAAGAAGGCTAAAGAGATTCTGAACCTTCCGGATGCAGATTTTAAGGATGATATTTATCCTTCTTCACAATATCTGATCAGAAAGACTATGGAAAAGATTAGTCAAAAAGATTTTGAAGATATTGCCTATTTTGAACCTTTCTACCTCAAAGACTTTCACGGAGTAAAGAAAAAGAAAAGCGAAGAATAA
- a CDS encoding LD-carboxypeptidase, with protein sequence MKKIIFPKPFKKGAKIAVISPAGAVDTTQLEKGIEMIKNRGFEPVLGQHLYTKFSNGYNYAGTEEERLKDINWALNDNEISAVWASRGGYGCQHLIQRLKLKNFTENPKWYIGYSDNTVIQSYLLNKGFASIHGQTIKTSSFGVTDESYDLIFDILKGKSPKYALKSHGFNKQGNIEGELVGGNLALIYALLGTKYSFDFRDKILFIEDIGENFYALDRMIMSLELAGVFNKIKGLIVGGMTNMGDEKENKSYEESFDEFAYKLISDRISKYKFPAVFGFPNGHIKDNRPLIIGGNVKLQVSTKVKIEF encoded by the coding sequence ATGAAAAAAATAATATTTCCAAAACCCTTTAAAAAAGGAGCTAAAATAGCCGTTATTTCCCCTGCCGGAGCTGTAGATACCACTCAGCTTGAAAAAGGGATAGAAATGATTAAAAACAGAGGATTTGAACCTGTTCTTGGTCAACATCTTTACACTAAATTTTCAAACGGCTATAACTATGCCGGCACTGAAGAAGAAAGGCTGAAAGATATCAACTGGGCCTTAAACGATAATGAAATCTCTGCAGTCTGGGCTTCCAGAGGCGGGTACGGATGCCAGCACCTGATCCAAAGGCTGAAGCTGAAAAACTTTACCGAAAACCCGAAATGGTATATAGGTTATTCAGATAATACCGTTATCCAAAGTTATTTACTGAACAAAGGATTTGCATCTATTCACGGGCAGACCATCAAAACATCCAGCTTTGGAGTTACTGATGAAAGCTACGATCTGATCTTTGATATTTTAAAAGGAAAAAGCCCTAAATATGCTCTTAAATCTCACGGATTTAATAAGCAGGGAAATATTGAAGGAGAATTGGTTGGAGGTAATTTAGCCCTGATTTATGCTCTTTTGGGAACCAAATACTCTTTTGATTTCAGAGATAAGATTTTATTTATCGAAGATATCGGTGAAAATTTCTATGCTTTAGACAGAATGATCATGAGTCTGGAATTAGCCGGGGTTTTCAATAAAATAAAAGGCCTTATCGTTGGTGGAATGACCAATATGGGTGATGAAAAAGAAAACAAAAGCTATGAAGAAAGCTTCGATGAATTTGCCTACAAGCTGATTTCAGACAGAATTTCAAAATATAAATTTCCTGCTGTTTTCGGATTTCCGAACGGACATATCAAAGACAACAGACCATTGATTATTGGTGGAAACGTGAAATTACAGGTTAGTACTAAGGTTAAGATTGAATTTTAA
- a CDS encoding LysE family translocator — MFELVLSAIVLGFMLSLVFIGPIFFLLIETSFSRGPRHALALDLGVITADLLCIVAAYYASADIVTLIDKHPGFYRITSILIFVYGIVMMVTKTKMHMPGEERIIGQNYFKTFFNGFFFNLLNVGVILFWLVTVISVRNQYPDTSSFILYISIVIGTYLCIDLAKIFLAKQFHDKLTQKLANQIRRVVGGILIVFSFFIFLQSFKKFNQFDKRLEEAEKKEIKYQKTK; from the coding sequence ATGTTTGAACTTGTACTTTCTGCCATTGTCTTAGGATTTATGCTGAGCCTGGTTTTTATAGGACCTATTTTTTTCCTTTTAATTGAAACCAGCTTCTCCAGAGGGCCAAGACATGCTCTGGCATTGGATCTCGGAGTAATTACAGCAGATTTGTTATGCATTGTTGCTGCCTATTATGCAAGTGCGGACATTGTTACTTTAATAGATAAACATCCCGGATTTTACAGGATCACCTCTATTCTTATTTTTGTATACGGGATCGTTATGATGGTCACCAAGACCAAAATGCACATGCCCGGCGAAGAAAGAATCATTGGACAGAACTATTTTAAAACGTTCTTCAATGGTTTTTTCTTTAATCTTTTAAATGTAGGGGTTATTCTTTTCTGGCTGGTTACGGTAATTTCCGTAAGAAACCAGTATCCTGATACCAGCAGTTTCATCTTATACATAAGCATCGTTATCGGTACCTATTTATGTATTGATCTGGCTAAAATATTCCTTGCCAAACAATTTCACGATAAACTTACCCAGAAGCTTGCCAACCAGATCAGAAGAGTTGTTGGCGGGATTCTGATTGTTTTCAGTTTCTTTATATTCCTGCAGAGCTTTAAAAAATTCAATCAGTTCGATAAACGCCTGGAAGAAGCTGAGAAAAAAGAAATCAAGTATCAAAAAACAAAATGA
- the rnr gene encoding ribonuclease R, whose translation MPRKKGKYISHKNEQKLMDIGRHILRFMNADSSKIYNYKQIADGIDYKNPRQREQVIQALHKLQGSEKIKEVEKGKYIVNLKIAGTLTGIIDFNQSGNAYVSVEGVEDDIFIHSKNVKDALQGDKVLIITYHFKGKKLEGSVLEVLERNRTEFVGTFQLVTHKDFGFVVCDKKTINTDIFIPKTKFGGAENGDKVIVKMTEWRPGDKNPEGEIIQVLGAPGEHETEIHSILAEYGLPYEFPQEVELDADKIDRRITDEEAAKRWDMRDICTFTIDPKDAKDFDDALSIRKLENGNWEIGVHIADVSHYVVPGTILDDEAYKRATSVYLVDRVVPMLPEVLSNDVCSLRPNEDKYTFSAVFQLNDKAEIQKQWFGRTVIHSDRRFTYEEAQERIETGQGDLAEEINTLDKLAKIMRDQRVKNGAITFDRSEVRFNLDENNEPVGVYFKISKDSNHLIEEFMLLANKKVSEFVSLTNKGGVTNNTFIYRVHDDPDPAKLEALRDFVSTFGYKMNLDNTKKVAESLNNLLHDVKGKGEENMIETLAMRSMSKAVYSTEPIGHYGLGFEYYSHFTSPIRRYPDLLAHRLLQHYLDGGKSPSKQELEEKAKHCSSMERLAADAERDSIKFMQVKFMEKHLGEIFRGVISGVAEFGFWVEIPENGAEGLIKLRDLVDDSYSYDGKTHAVYGNRTGKKYQLGDEVMIKVVKANLIQKQLDFKIVD comes from the coding sequence ATGCCAAGAAAAAAAGGTAAATATATAAGTCATAAAAACGAGCAGAAACTCATGGATATCGGAAGACATATCCTGCGTTTTATGAATGCCGATTCGTCAAAAATCTATAATTATAAGCAGATTGCAGACGGAATAGATTATAAAAATCCAAGACAGAGAGAGCAGGTAATCCAGGCTCTCCATAAACTTCAGGGATCTGAAAAGATCAAAGAAGTGGAAAAAGGTAAATACATTGTAAACCTTAAAATTGCAGGAACTTTAACAGGAATCATTGATTTCAACCAGTCCGGTAATGCCTACGTTAGTGTGGAAGGAGTGGAAGACGATATCTTTATTCATTCCAAAAACGTGAAGGATGCATTACAGGGCGATAAAGTTCTGATTATAACCTATCATTTCAAAGGAAAGAAACTGGAAGGATCCGTACTTGAAGTTCTTGAGAGAAACAGAACCGAGTTTGTAGGAACATTCCAGCTGGTTACCCACAAAGATTTTGGGTTTGTAGTTTGTGATAAAAAAACGATCAATACAGATATTTTTATCCCGAAAACGAAATTCGGAGGTGCTGAAAACGGTGATAAAGTCATTGTAAAAATGACAGAATGGAGACCGGGTGATAAAAACCCTGAAGGAGAAATCATCCAGGTATTGGGTGCTCCGGGTGAGCATGAAACAGAAATTCACTCTATCCTTGCCGAATACGGACTTCCTTATGAATTTCCACAGGAAGTTGAGCTTGATGCAGATAAAATAGACAGAAGGATCACAGATGAAGAAGCTGCAAAACGTTGGGATATGCGTGATATCTGTACTTTCACCATTGACCCTAAAGATGCAAAAGATTTTGATGATGCCCTTTCCATCCGAAAACTGGAAAACGGAAACTGGGAGATCGGAGTTCACATTGCAGACGTTTCCCATTACGTTGTTCCCGGAACAATTCTGGATGATGAAGCTTACAAAAGAGCAACTTCCGTATATCTTGTAGACCGTGTGGTTCCAATGCTTCCCGAAGTTTTGAGTAACGATGTATGCTCACTTCGCCCTAATGAAGATAAATATACTTTCTCCGCAGTTTTCCAGCTGAATGATAAAGCAGAAATTCAGAAACAATGGTTCGGAAGAACAGTAATACATTCAGACAGAAGATTTACCTATGAAGAAGCTCAGGAACGTATAGAAACGGGACAGGGAGATCTTGCAGAAGAAATCAATACACTAGATAAACTGGCTAAAATCATGCGTGACCAGCGTGTGAAAAACGGGGCCATTACATTTGACAGAAGTGAAGTAAGATTCAACCTGGATGAAAATAATGAACCGGTGGGAGTTTACTTTAAAATAAGCAAAGATTCCAATCACCTGATCGAAGAATTCATGCTTCTGGCTAATAAGAAGGTGTCCGAGTTTGTATCATTAACAAACAAAGGCGGTGTAACAAACAATACCTTCATCTACAGAGTCCATGATGATCCGGATCCGGCAAAACTGGAAGCTTTGAGAGATTTTGTATCCACTTTCGGGTATAAAATGAACCTTGACAATACCAAAAAAGTAGCAGAATCCCTGAATAATCTACTTCATGACGTTAAAGGAAAAGGCGAAGAAAACATGATTGAAACACTGGCTATGCGAAGTATGAGTAAAGCAGTATATTCTACAGAACCTATCGGCCATTACGGTCTTGGTTTTGAGTATTACAGCCACTTCACCTCTCCTATCAGACGTTATCCTGACCTTCTTGCCCACCGTCTTTTACAGCATTATCTTGACGGAGGAAAATCTCCGAGCAAGCAGGAACTTGAAGAAAAAGCAAAACACTGCAGTTCTATGGAAAGACTTGCTGCCGATGCAGAAAGAGATTCCATCAAGTTTATGCAGGTTAAATTTATGGAAAAACATCTTGGAGAAATATTCAGAGGAGTTATTTCAGGGGTTGCAGAATTTGGATTCTGGGTTGAAATACCGGAAAACGGTGCAGAAGGCCTCATCAAATTAAGAGACCTTGTGGATGATTCCTATTCATACGATGGCAAGACCCATGCCGTTTACGGCAACAGAACCGGTAAAAAATACCAGCTGGGTGATGAAGTGATGATCAAAGTGGTAAAAGCAAACCTTATTCAAAAACAGTTGGACTTTAAGATTGTTGATTAA